In Pseudobacter ginsenosidimutans, the following are encoded in one genomic region:
- a CDS encoding DUF3109 family protein: MIAVDNVLISDDIAKEQFVCDLSKCKGGCCEEGDAGAPLEEAELDLMVELYPKIVSYLTPEAIKEIEKKGKYVYHKEFGWVTPTLGNDNEICVYGTRDEQGIIKCAFEQAYYDGKIGWKKPISCHFFPIIQKSGRDGDYDRMNYEPREVLCKPACSFGKKLKVPVYQFLKEPIIRKYGEAFYEALEKVAKDNFPPKT, encoded by the coding sequence GTGATAGCAGTAGACAATGTATTGATCAGTGACGATATTGCCAAAGAGCAATTTGTCTGCGATCTCTCCAAATGTAAGGGAGGTTGCTGTGAAGAAGGAGATGCCGGAGCGCCACTGGAGGAAGCCGAGCTGGACCTGATGGTGGAGCTCTATCCAAAGATCGTTTCTTACCTCACGCCTGAAGCTATCAAAGAAATCGAAAAGAAAGGTAAATACGTTTACCATAAAGAATTCGGATGGGTAACCCCCACCCTTGGAAACGACAATGAGATCTGCGTTTACGGTACCCGCGATGAACAGGGCATCATCAAATGTGCATTCGAGCAAGCCTATTACGATGGTAAGATCGGATGGAAGAAACCGATCAGTTGTCATTTCTTCCCCATCATTCAGAAGAGTGGCCGTGATGGCGACTATGATCGCATGAATTACGAGCCACGCGAAGTACTCTGCAAACCTGCCTGCAGTTTCGGTAAGAAGCTGAAAGTGCCGGTTTACCAATTCCTGAAAGAACCCATCATCCGCAAATACGGAGAAGCATTTTACGAAGCACTGGAAAAAGTGGCGAAAGACAATTTCCCACCCAAAACATAA
- a CDS encoding LutB/LldF family L-lactate oxidation iron-sulfur protein has protein sequence MSDILSSFMAKSTIKAGDLEHRRKVAFNISRYDAVVPVGKQQFQDVHLARERAKNVKWRAIEMLDQYLEEFESNITRRGAKVIWAEDAKQALEEVAKICAEKNCKTIVKSKSMVTEEIHLNDYLEKKGIESVETDLGEYIQQLDEEPPYHIVTPAMHKSKEDVAKLFYDKLGTAPNLSPSELTLVAREKLRKKYVEAEIGITGANFIIADVGGIAVTENEGNARLSCAFPKTHIVICGIEKIIPSVTDLGLFWPLLATYGTGQRITVYNTIVTGPKQANETDGPEEMYVILLDNGRTNILANEKTRESLYCIRCGACLNACPVYKNIGGHAYGTTYSGPIGSVITPHLKELDEWKHLSYASSLCGNCTEVCAVKINLHELLLENRHEAVEEGASSFAERIAWKMWKKASLSRKMMNMGNQKVKNWAANKMFKGWTAHRGDLQFPEKTFNEQWKEKFEPKKK, from the coding sequence ATGAGTGATATCCTCTCTTCCTTCATGGCCAAAAGCACCATCAAGGCTGGTGATCTCGAACACCGCCGTAAAGTGGCTTTCAATATCAGCAGATATGATGCTGTGGTGCCCGTTGGCAAGCAACAATTCCAGGATGTACACCTCGCCCGCGAGCGCGCCAAGAACGTGAAATGGAGAGCCATCGAAATGCTGGACCAGTACCTGGAGGAATTCGAATCCAATATCACCAGGCGTGGCGCCAAAGTGATTTGGGCAGAAGATGCCAAACAAGCCCTGGAAGAAGTGGCGAAGATCTGCGCAGAGAAGAATTGCAAAACCATCGTGAAGAGCAAGAGCATGGTAACCGAAGAGATCCATCTCAACGATTACCTGGAAAAAAAAGGAATTGAAAGCGTTGAGACCGATCTCGGCGAATACATCCAGCAACTGGACGAAGAGCCGCCCTATCATATCGTAACGCCTGCCATGCACAAGAGCAAGGAAGATGTTGCAAAACTGTTCTACGATAAGCTGGGAACCGCGCCCAATCTGAGCCCCAGTGAGCTCACACTCGTAGCCCGCGAAAAGCTCCGCAAAAAATATGTTGAGGCAGAGATCGGTATCACCGGCGCCAATTTCATCATTGCAGATGTTGGCGGCATCGCTGTTACGGAGAATGAAGGCAATGCAAGACTGAGCTGTGCATTCCCCAAAACGCATATCGTGATCTGTGGTATCGAGAAGATCATTCCTTCCGTTACCGATCTGGGGCTGTTCTGGCCGCTGCTCGCCACTTACGGAACAGGACAACGCATCACTGTTTATAATACCATCGTAACCGGGCCGAAGCAGGCGAATGAAACCGATGGCCCGGAAGAAATGTACGTGATCCTGCTGGACAATGGCCGGACCAATATCCTGGCCAACGAAAAAACAAGGGAAAGTCTTTACTGCATACGTTGTGGCGCCTGCCTCAACGCATGTCCTGTATACAAGAATATTGGCGGGCATGCTTATGGAACTACCTATAGCGGCCCCATCGGTTCTGTGATCACACCGCACCTGAAAGAGCTGGACGAATGGAAACACCTCAGCTATGCTTCCTCGCTTTGTGGCAACTGCACTGAAGTATGTGCCGTGAAGATCAACCTGCACGAGCTATTGCTGGAAAACAGGCATGAAGCTGTAGAAGAAGGCGCCAGCAGTTTCGCTGAAAGGATCGCCTGGAAAATGTGGAAGAAAGCCAGTCTCAGCCGCAAAATGATGAACATGGGCAACCAGAAAGTGAAGAATTGGGCTGCCAATAAAATGTTCAAGGGTTGGACTGCACATCGGGGCGATCTCCAGTTCCCGGAAAAAACTTTCAATGAACAATGGAAAGAGAAGTTTGAACCGAAGAAAAAATAA
- a CDS encoding polysaccharide deacetylase family protein — MLLLYTHTVTPRLEYIVDFFSRELFDEPIEVTSSRAAYNASIQPRINYSGQAFSDNEFFIEHTSLLFEKGIRDQPIECFEVNFHKAFFQTRGDFPFDIFAASFYLLSRYEEYLPHKKDEYGRYAHTNSLAFREGFLQQPLVNIWMEEFRKALQQKFPNLRFKGRNFKCILSYDIDMAWSYRHKGFMRNMGGFARSIKNGNWNQVKERWEVVRGKRKDPFDCFEWLDALHLYCRLKPYYFFLVAKKQTGYDKNTSPDVKQFQDLVEYYSNSYKVGLHPSWQTGDDEELFESELEWMEDVTGRAIIHSRQHYIRFTLPDTFRTLTNLGIQKEFSMGYGTINGFRASVCSSFYWYDLEKDDPTTLMLYPFCFMDANAYYEQKFTPQQAYTELMQYYSTVKKLNGMLVTVWHNSILGTDSAFAGWREMFELFMKETVYWDAYCD, encoded by the coding sequence ATGCTGCTGCTCTACACTCATACTGTTACACCACGGTTGGAATATATCGTTGACTTTTTCAGCAGGGAATTGTTTGATGAACCGATTGAAGTAACCTCCAGCCGGGCCGCTTACAATGCCAGTATTCAACCCAGGATCAACTACTCCGGACAGGCGTTCTCCGACAATGAATTCTTCATTGAACATACCAGCCTGTTATTTGAAAAAGGTATTCGCGATCAACCCATCGAATGCTTTGAAGTGAATTTTCACAAAGCCTTTTTTCAAACCCGCGGGGATTTTCCATTCGACATTTTTGCCGCATCATTTTATCTGCTCAGCCGATACGAAGAATATCTTCCTCATAAAAAAGATGAGTATGGCCGTTATGCACATACCAATTCACTGGCGTTCCGCGAAGGATTCCTTCAACAGCCTCTCGTGAATATCTGGATGGAAGAATTCAGGAAAGCACTGCAACAGAAATTTCCAAACCTTCGCTTCAAGGGAAGGAATTTCAAATGCATCCTGTCTTACGATATCGACATGGCCTGGTCTTATCGCCACAAAGGCTTCATGAGGAATATGGGAGGATTTGCCAGGAGCATCAAAAATGGCAACTGGAATCAGGTGAAAGAAAGATGGGAAGTTGTGCGCGGTAAAAGAAAGGACCCCTTCGATTGTTTCGAGTGGCTGGACGCGTTGCATCTCTATTGCAGATTGAAGCCCTATTACTTTTTCCTCGTTGCAAAAAAACAAACCGGATACGATAAGAATACATCGCCCGATGTAAAACAATTCCAGGACCTGGTAGAATATTATTCCAACAGCTACAAAGTGGGATTGCATCCCAGCTGGCAGACGGGCGATGATGAAGAACTGTTCGAATCCGAACTGGAGTGGATGGAAGACGTTACCGGCAGGGCCATCATTCACAGTCGTCAACATTATATCCGGTTCACATTACCTGACACTTTCCGCACACTCACCAATCTCGGCATCCAAAAGGAATTTTCGATGGGATACGGTACCATCAACGGTTTCAGGGCATCCGTCTGTTCATCTTTCTATTGGTACGACCTGGAAAAAGATGATCCCACCACTCTGATGTTATATCCCTTTTGCTTTATGGACGCCAACGCTTACTACGAACAAAAATTCACGCCACAGCAGGCATACACAGAGCTCATGCAATACTACTCCACGGTAAAAAAGCTTAATGGGATGCTGGTAACTGTCTGGCATAATTCCATTCTCGGCACAGACAGTGCTTTTGCCGGCTGGCGCGAGATGTTTGAACTCTTCATGAAAGAAACAGTGTACTGGGATGCTTACTGCGACTGA
- a CDS encoding DMT family transporter, with amino-acid sequence MRDAHFLIYNMCASTNISTPFLKKKGTRSKALIALGLVCFLWGTTWIASRQGVLYMPALQMAGIRQLAGGILYIIYFTAKGMQWPRGKEWMPILVLSLLNITFTNGLTTWAVQYISAGLGAIIAATFPLWIVVIHLTVSKVKLPRNAILGLLLGFAGVCTIFYDHLVDFLNPDFRFGIILSLAGAWSWAFGTIYTKQQATAFNPYFSLGLQMLIGGIILSGVANGTGMTIPYSSIPWQAWAALAYLVIIGSVVSFIAYLYALQHLPTEQLSIYAYINPIVAILLGSIWFDEKLSIYIAIGGAVILIGVRLINKAFKNQEKVKDQSQ; translated from the coding sequence TTGCGCGATGCGCACTTCCTGATCTATAACATGTGTGCATCAACTAATATATCAACCCCATTTCTGAAAAAGAAAGGCACCCGTTCCAAAGCACTCATAGCATTGGGACTGGTGTGCTTTCTCTGGGGCACCACCTGGATCGCCTCACGGCAAGGCGTACTCTACATGCCTGCCCTCCAGATGGCAGGCATCCGCCAACTGGCCGGCGGCATTCTCTACATCATTTATTTTACCGCCAAAGGCATGCAATGGCCCAGAGGAAAGGAATGGATGCCCATCCTGGTGCTGAGCCTGCTGAACATCACTTTCACAAATGGACTTACCACCTGGGCAGTACAATACATTTCCGCAGGACTGGGAGCCATCATCGCCGCTACTTTTCCACTCTGGATCGTTGTGATACATCTGACAGTCTCCAAAGTGAAACTACCACGAAATGCCATCCTTGGATTGCTTCTGGGTTTTGCAGGAGTATGCACCATCTTCTATGATCATCTCGTGGATTTCCTGAACCCGGATTTCCGGTTCGGGATCATTCTTTCGCTGGCAGGGGCCTGGAGCTGGGCATTTGGAACCATCTACACAAAACAACAGGCAACGGCTTTCAATCCGTATTTCAGTTTGGGCCTGCAAATGCTGATCGGCGGCATCATCCTCTCGGGCGTAGCCAATGGCACGGGAATGACGATCCCTTACAGCAGCATTCCCTGGCAGGCCTGGGCGGCGCTGGCTTACCTGGTGATCATCGGTTCGGTGGTTTCCTTCATCGCTTACCTGTATGCGTTACAGCATCTGCCAACAGAGCAGTTATCGATCTACGCATATATCAACCCGATAGTAGCGATCCTGCTCGGTTCCATCTGGTTCGATGAAAAACTGAGCATCTACATCGCTATCGGCGGAGCTGTGATCCTCATTGGCGTTCGCCTCATCAATAAGGCTTTCAAAAATCAGGAGAAAGTGAAAGATCAGTCGCAGTAA
- the purH gene encoding bifunctional phosphoribosylaminoimidazolecarboxamide formyltransferase/IMP cyclohydrolase, giving the protein MTKKIQSALISVFYKDGLEPVVQQLHQQGITIYSTGGTQSFIEKLGIPVVPVENLTTYPSILGGRVKTLHPSVFGGILGRRDLDQDLQEMKQYNIPEIDLVIVDLYPFEETVATTSEEKLIIEKIDIGGPSMIRGAAKNFKDVVVVAAKSDYAYLEQLLREQSGATTLEQRKQLAARAFEIVAHYDVAIAQYFNPQHTNYFQESFPNPRIMRYGENPHQAGVFFGNLEKIFNQLNGKELSYNNLVDVDAAVQLIDEFSGEGTPVFAIIKHTNVCGIASRPSVKEAWDAALAGDPESAFGGVLVCNKTIDKATADAINEIFFEVLIAPAFDEDALTVLKSKKNRILLQQINQLKKKEEFKAVLNGVLAQKPDEGNYEKWEEAGGRETTEAERSDLIFANLVCKHLKSNAIALVKNKQLVGKGCGQTSRIDSLRQALEKAKQFNFDLNGAVLASDAFFPFNDCVQIGHAAGIAAFIQPGGSVRDKDSIEYCKEHNLAMVMTGMRHFKH; this is encoded by the coding sequence ATGACCAAAAAAATTCAATCAGCGCTTATTTCCGTTTTTTATAAAGATGGCCTCGAGCCCGTAGTTCAACAACTGCATCAGCAGGGCATCACCATCTACTCCACCGGAGGTACTCAAAGCTTTATTGAAAAACTGGGCATTCCCGTTGTGCCTGTAGAAAATCTTACCACCTATCCATCCATTCTCGGTGGTCGCGTTAAAACCCTGCACCCATCTGTGTTTGGTGGCATCCTCGGAAGAAGGGACCTGGATCAGGACCTCCAGGAAATGAAACAGTACAATATCCCGGAGATCGACCTGGTGATCGTAGACCTTTACCCCTTCGAAGAAACAGTGGCCACCACTTCTGAAGAAAAACTCATTATCGAAAAGATCGATATCGGCGGACCTTCCATGATCCGCGGCGCTGCCAAGAACTTCAAAGACGTAGTAGTAGTTGCCGCAAAAAGCGATTACGCATACCTGGAACAACTCCTTCGCGAACAATCCGGAGCCACCACCCTCGAACAACGCAAACAACTGGCTGCACGCGCTTTTGAGATCGTAGCTCACTATGATGTAGCCATCGCACAATATTTCAATCCACAACACACCAACTATTTCCAGGAATCTTTCCCCAATCCACGCATCATGCGTTATGGCGAAAACCCACACCAGGCCGGCGTTTTCTTCGGCAACCTGGAAAAGATATTCAACCAGCTCAATGGAAAAGAACTTTCTTACAACAATCTTGTTGATGTGGATGCAGCCGTTCAACTCATTGATGAATTCAGCGGAGAAGGCACACCAGTTTTTGCCATCATCAAACATACCAATGTCTGTGGCATCGCTTCCCGCCCATCTGTGAAAGAAGCTTGGGACGCAGCCCTGGCAGGTGATCCTGAAAGCGCATTCGGTGGCGTACTGGTTTGCAACAAAACCATCGACAAGGCCACTGCAGACGCTATCAACGAAATCTTCTTCGAAGTATTGATCGCACCTGCATTTGATGAAGATGCACTGACTGTTCTGAAATCAAAGAAGAACAGGATCCTCCTTCAGCAAATCAACCAGTTGAAGAAGAAAGAAGAATTCAAAGCTGTACTGAACGGTGTTCTGGCGCAAAAACCCGATGAAGGCAATTATGAGAAATGGGAAGAAGCCGGAGGCAGGGAAACCACCGAAGCTGAAAGATCCGATCTCATCTTCGCTAACCTCGTGTGCAAGCACCTGAAGTCAAACGCCATCGCACTGGTGAAAAACAAACAACTGGTTGGCAAAGGTTGCGGACAAACCAGCCGCATCGATTCACTCCGTCAGGCTCTCGAAAAAGCGAAGCAATTCAATTTCGACCTGAACGGCGCAGTACTTGCCAGCGATGCTTTCTTCCCCTTCAATGATTGCGTGCAGATCGGCCATGCAGCGGGTATCGCAGCATTCATTCAACCCGGAGGTTCTGTTCGCGATAAAGACAGTATCGAGTATTGCAAAGAACATAACCTCGCCATGGTAATGACCGGCATGCGCCATTTCAAACACTAA
- a CDS encoding ComEC/Rec2 family competence protein, with translation MFILRDSIVNILRRYIPGPKEAGLAEALLIGYKEDLHKSLIQSYSNTGVIHVIAISGLHLGLIYMLLSLICQPLGNKKWTRIFRPIFIIAGLWAFGFLAGGSPSIFRSAVMFTCIAIGNSLSKQASIFNSLAASAFLLLCYNPYWLWDAGFQLSYTAVASLALFQQTIYDAINISWQWLDHIWKHISTTIAAQILTLPVILFLFHQFPVFFVLTNLIAIPLSSGILLGEILLCLLSFMPILARPTGTLLSWLIRVMNGIVERIDQLPFTSITQININLVQVWLLYGVITAFTIWLLHKRKSWFSPRSFYCLLISASVQPKHTVPGNNNTL, from the coding sequence ATGTTCATTCTTCGCGATTCCATTGTAAACATTCTTCGACGCTACATCCCCGGGCCCAAAGAAGCAGGACTCGCAGAAGCACTGCTCATCGGCTACAAAGAAGACCTCCACAAATCCCTCATTCAATCCTACTCCAACACCGGCGTTATTCATGTGATCGCTATTTCAGGATTGCATCTCGGCCTCATCTACATGCTGCTTTCACTCATCTGCCAACCTCTTGGAAACAAAAAATGGACGAGGATCTTTCGCCCCATCTTCATCATCGCAGGCCTCTGGGCATTCGGCTTCCTTGCAGGCGGCTCTCCTTCCATCTTCAGGTCGGCCGTGATGTTCACATGCATCGCTATCGGCAATAGCCTTTCAAAACAGGCTTCGATATTTAATTCACTCGCAGCTTCCGCATTCCTTCTTCTCTGCTATAACCCATACTGGCTCTGGGATGCAGGCTTCCAGCTCTCCTACACCGCAGTAGCCAGCCTGGCGCTTTTCCAGCAAACTATTTACGATGCCATCAATATATCCTGGCAATGGCTTGACCATATCTGGAAACACATATCTACCACCATCGCAGCGCAAATACTCACCCTTCCGGTAATTCTTTTTCTCTTCCATCAGTTCCCCGTTTTCTTTGTACTCACCAATCTCATCGCCATTCCACTCTCAAGCGGAATATTACTGGGCGAAATACTGCTCTGCCTCCTTAGCTTTATGCCCATTCTGGCCAGGCCAACAGGTACGCTGCTTTCATGGCTTATCAGGGTCATGAATGGTATTGTAGAAAGAATAGATCAGCTACCCTTCACTTCCATCACTCAAATCAATATCAACCTGGTTCAGGTTTGGCTGCTCTACGGAGTCATTACTGCCTTTACAATCTGGTTGCTGCACAAAAGAAAATCATGGTTTTCGCCGCGCTCATTTTACTGCTTGCTTATTTCAGCATCGGTGCAACCGAAGCATACCGTACCCGGAAACAACAATACCTTGTGA
- a CDS encoding ComEC/Rec2 family competence protein, whose product MYAATLIAWKQAPFLRLLLPFCTGIVIQFYTYCPPIYLIISATITTTVVILLSNSSITTLFKFKYQLAYTLLILLTTAGAWRMHIKTDSLKPTPIAHIEDSAYTYIASLLEPVTEKPNSYKTIAQLTHRISGQTLIPIKTTIILYLQKTRSNQGLYYGDKIVFRKQLHPVKATVNPGSFNYKSWCEFQGIFYQAYLAENDLKKLSHKPLPHLKNQCSFFAIPL is encoded by the coding sequence ATGTATGCTGCAACCTTAATTGCCTGGAAACAGGCGCCATTTCTCCGCCTGCTCCTCCCATTCTGCACAGGCATTGTTATCCAATTCTATACATATTGTCCACCCATTTATTTGATCATTTCCGCCACTATCACAACCACTGTTGTCATCCTCCTCTCCAACAGCTCCATTACCACCCTCTTTAAATTCAAATACCAGCTCGCATATACATTACTGATACTCCTCACTACTGCCGGCGCATGGAGGATGCACATTAAAACCGATTCGCTGAAACCCACACCCATAGCCCACATCGAGGATTCCGCCTATACATATATCGCCTCCCTCCTGGAACCAGTAACCGAAAAACCAAACTCATACAAAACCATCGCCCAACTTACACACCGCATTTCCGGTCAAACCCTCATCCCCATCAAAACAACCATCATCCTTTACCTTCAGAAAACACGCAGCAACCAGGGTTTATATTACGGTGACAAGATCGTTTTCCGCAAGCAATTACACCCCGTGAAAGCCACGGTAAACCCCGGAAGTTTCAACTATAAATCATGGTGCGAATTCCAGGGCATTTTTTATCAGGCTTACCTGGCAGAAAATGACCTGAAAAAATTATCGCATAAGCCCCTTCCTCACTTAAAAAATCAATGTTCATTCTTCGCGATTCCATTGTAA
- a CDS encoding sensor histidine kinase, translating into MENQGQEIYFIIIIGGLLALLLVGFIVTILFTYQRRQHQQEQELTRLKDLFEQESLRSQLEIQEETFKMLSQELHDNIGQSLSVVKLSLAILPVDKQHEAWEPIQNARDILNKAVLDLAGLNKSLHTDRIAQIGLVEAISFEVESLRKSRLVEVEFTIDGYEQLLDEQKSVMLFRIFQEMLNNILKHSQASRVEISINFTDDHQFILRLADNGVGFDIEAKRNSVSSTSGVGLKSIFNRAKLVGAEIDMQSTIGQGTTTTIKLALPPESESDNHDR; encoded by the coding sequence ATGGAGAACCAGGGTCAGGAAATTTATTTTATTATAATTATCGGTGGTTTACTGGCCCTGCTACTGGTAGGTTTTATCGTAACCATTCTCTTCACCTATCAACGCAGACAGCACCAGCAAGAGCAGGAACTGACCCGCTTGAAGGATCTCTTTGAACAAGAATCACTCCGTTCCCAACTCGAAATTCAGGAAGAAACTTTCAAAATGCTCAGTCAGGAGCTTCATGATAATATCGGGCAATCCCTGTCTGTAGTCAAACTCTCCCTGGCCATTCTGCCGGTAGACAAACAGCACGAAGCCTGGGAACCTATCCAAAATGCCCGAGATATCCTCAATAAAGCCGTACTCGATCTCGCCGGTCTGAACAAAAGCCTGCATACCGACAGGATCGCGCAAATCGGACTGGTGGAAGCCATCTCTTTTGAAGTGGAAAGCCTGCGCAAATCCAGGCTAGTGGAAGTGGAATTCACTATCGATGGTTATGAACAACTACTAGACGAACAAAAATCCGTGATGCTCTTCCGGATCTTTCAGGAAATGCTCAATAATATCCTGAAACATTCACAGGCATCACGCGTAGAAATATCGATCAACTTTACAGACGATCATCAATTTATTCTCCGTTTGGCTGATAATGGAGTAGGGTTTGACATCGAAGCAAAAAGAAATTCTGTATCTTCTACTTCCGGTGTCGGACTAAAGAGTATTTTCAACCGGGCAAAACTGGTAGGAGCCGAAATCGATATGCAAAGTACCATCGGCCAGGGCACTACCACCACCATTAAATTAGCTTTGCCTCCCGAAAGCGAAAGTGATAACCATGACAGGTGA
- a CDS encoding response regulator transcription factor, which translates to MTGDKKILVGVADDHTLLRNALARLISSFENYQVVFEAGNGKEVKEKIAKNVLPDIVLLDVNMPDIDGYETAKWIYKNYPQIKILALSMFTDESIIIRMLRLGAKGYILKNADPDELKLALDSVWQKDFYLSEYISGKVISGLHKDIDLPDEPIVLNDKEKEFLQWACSEMTYKDIAQKMYVSPRTVDDYRNALFDKLKVKSRIGLVLYAIRRGLVEV; encoded by the coding sequence ATGACAGGTGATAAAAAAATACTGGTAGGAGTGGCAGATGACCATACACTGCTACGCAACGCACTGGCGCGACTCATCAGTTCGTTCGAGAACTACCAGGTTGTGTTCGAAGCCGGAAACGGAAAAGAAGTGAAAGAAAAGATAGCAAAAAATGTACTGCCGGATATTGTTCTCCTCGATGTGAATATGCCGGATATCGATGGCTACGAGACCGCAAAATGGATCTACAAGAACTATCCGCAGATCAAGATCCTCGCCCTTTCCATGTTCACGGATGAAAGCATCATCATCCGTATGCTTCGTCTAGGAGCAAAAGGTTATATCCTGAAAAATGCTGACCCCGATGAACTCAAACTGGCGCTCGATTCTGTGTGGCAAAAAGATTTTTACCTCTCGGAATATATATCAGGCAAAGTGATCAGCGGCCTGCACAAAGACATCGACCTCCCCGATGAACCTATTGTACTCAACGATAAAGAGAAAGAATTCCTGCAGTGGGCCTGCTCGGAAATGACCTATAAAGACATTGCACAGAAAATGTACGTGAGCCCCAGAACAGTGGACGATTACAGAAATGCACTGTTCGACAAACTCAAAGTGAAATCCAGGATCGGTCTGGTTCTCTATGCTATCAGACGCGGACTCGTGGAAGTATAA